In Labilibaculum sp. DW002, a single window of DNA contains:
- a CDS encoding PAS domain S-box protein, whose amino-acid sequence MKNNISPKLQSHFLELSPDLICIAGFDGFLKYINPTWEKLLGYTEKELLSKPFLDFIHPHDHPKNDEEMFNLSKGNIIQDFENRYVCKNGEIKYIHWTFRPILEENVIYCIGKDITKKRITEDKFRRIFENSPNAIAINNIETRKIIECNTSFETTFGYTRDEILGKTTEKFWKIDEDRERLLSVLLNEGKLEVKELSLLHKSGKTILADVNVTLIEIEGEYYSVSDIVDISAKKEMETKLQEKDKNYKNLYKSALVALFQHDLNIGKVIHANYAAAKLFGYTTIDEFKEKFESVNHYANIEDRDHILSEINSKGRIDNVLMHTKKVDGTLIWNEASFKLSKSGILDCASVDVTKRIEQENELKQIKNIAVEHKTKFEILSNATFEGILIHDKGVPISMNESFVKLFGYTQDEIDSADLVKMLVRKEHQQIVYNNIQNERTLPYEIIMLRKDGTEFPVEIEGKTYFDKDNQKLRVTAFRDITERKLAAEEVKREKAFSESVMNAATDVIYIFNPETGEPIYWNQANLDILGYTNEEMKSRLAGSASFHKDEDLDRLEKCTNDCLEYGRSSIQVEARAKDNSYIPFDFNLSRIDRGQKEKYICVIGRDVTKSKEAENELIKAKEKAEESDRLKSAFLANMSHEIRTPMNGILGFTDLLKTPGLTGEKQQKYIKIIENSGARMLSTIHDIIDISTIESGQADVSLSSIDLNQHADDFLEFFLPEANRKGIQLSIPNKLPNEYCVVKSDLEKLNSIVTNLIKNAIKYTHSGKIEFAYSIKKDTKKTKLEFHIKDTGIGIPKKRQTAIFERFIQADIEDEKVYEGSGLGLAITKAYVEMLGGKIWVESEVNSGSKFSFSIPYKK is encoded by the coding sequence ATGAAGAACAATATCTCACCAAAACTGCAATCTCATTTTCTTGAATTATCTCCAGATTTAATTTGCATTGCAGGTTTTGATGGTTTTTTAAAATATATAAATCCTACATGGGAAAAACTGCTTGGATATACCGAAAAAGAATTACTTTCAAAACCATTTTTAGATTTTATACATCCTCATGATCATCCCAAGAATGATGAGGAAATGTTTAATTTATCGAAAGGCAATATCATTCAAGATTTTGAGAACCGATACGTCTGTAAAAATGGTGAGATAAAATATATTCACTGGACATTCAGGCCAATTCTTGAAGAAAATGTAATTTACTGCATTGGGAAAGATATTACTAAAAAGAGAATTACAGAAGATAAATTTCGCCGAATATTTGAGAACTCGCCAAATGCAATTGCAATCAACAATATTGAAACCAGAAAAATTATTGAGTGCAATACAAGCTTTGAAACTACTTTTGGATACACACGAGATGAAATATTAGGAAAAACCACTGAAAAATTCTGGAAAATTGATGAAGATAGAGAACGATTACTTTCTGTTCTTTTAAATGAAGGTAAATTGGAAGTTAAAGAACTTTCATTACTCCATAAATCTGGAAAAACAATTTTAGCAGATGTGAATGTTACTTTAATCGAAATTGAAGGAGAGTATTATTCTGTATCTGACATTGTTGACATTTCTGCTAAAAAAGAAATGGAAACAAAACTTCAGGAAAAGGATAAGAACTATAAAAACCTATATAAGAGCGCACTTGTAGCATTATTCCAACATGATTTGAATATAGGAAAAGTAATCCATGCAAATTATGCTGCTGCAAAGCTATTCGGTTACACTACAATTGACGAATTCAAAGAAAAGTTTGAAAGCGTAAATCATTATGCAAATATAGAAGATAGAGACCACATTTTATCTGAAATTAATAGCAAAGGAAGAATAGACAATGTGTTAATGCACACTAAAAAAGTGGATGGCACTCTTATTTGGAATGAAGCATCGTTTAAACTTAGCAAAAGTGGTATTCTTGACTGTGCCTCTGTTGATGTAACCAAAAGAATTGAACAAGAAAACGAATTAAAACAGATTAAAAATATTGCAGTAGAGCATAAAACAAAATTTGAAATTCTTTCTAATGCAACATTCGAAGGAATTTTAATTCATGACAAAGGAGTTCCAATTAGTATGAATGAATCTTTTGTTAAACTATTTGGCTACACACAAGATGAGATAGACAGTGCTGATTTAGTAAAAATGCTTGTAAGAAAAGAGCACCAACAAATTGTTTACAACAATATTCAAAATGAGCGTACACTCCCTTATGAAATTATTATGCTTAGAAAAGACGGGACAGAATTTCCCGTTGAAATAGAAGGAAAAACATATTTCGATAAAGACAATCAAAAACTTAGAGTTACTGCTTTTAGAGATATTACAGAGCGTAAACTAGCAGCAGAAGAAGTTAAACGTGAAAAAGCCTTTAGTGAATCTGTAATGAATGCAGCCACAGATGTGATATACATATTCAATCCAGAAACTGGCGAACCCATTTATTGGAACCAGGCCAATCTGGATATATTAGGTTACACAAATGAAGAAATGAAATCAAGATTAGCAGGTTCAGCATCTTTTCATAAAGACGAGGATTTGGATCGACTTGAAAAATGTACTAATGACTGTTTAGAATATGGGAGAAGTTCGATTCAGGTAGAAGCTCGAGCAAAAGACAATTCTTACATCCCATTCGACTTTAATCTTTCAAGAATAGACAGAGGCCAAAAGGAAAAATACATTTGTGTTATTGGAAGAGATGTTACAAAAAGTAAAGAAGCTGAAAATGAGCTCATAAAAGCCAAAGAAAAAGCAGAAGAATCGGATCGATTAAAATCTGCCTTTCTAGCAAATATGAGCCATGAAATACGAACGCCAATGAATGGAATTCTGGGCTTCACCGATCTCTTAAAAACCCCTGGACTTACTGGAGAAAAGCAACAGAAATACATCAAAATAATCGAAAATAGTGGTGCACGTATGTTATCCACCATACATGATATTATTGATATTTCGACAATTGAATCGGGACAAGCAGATGTAAGCCTATCGTCTATTGATTTAAATCAACATGCTGATGATTTTCTCGAATTCTTTTTACCCGAAGCGAATCGTAAAGGCATACAACTTAGCATTCCAAATAAGCTTCCTAATGAATATTGTGTGGTAAAATCTGATCTTGAAAAACTAAATTCAATCGTCACCAACCTAATTAAAAATGCAATAAAATACACACATTCTGGTAAAATTGAATTTGCTTACTCCATTAAAAAAGACACAAAAAAAACAAAGCTTGAATTCCATATAAAAGATACTGGAATTGGAATCCCTAAAAAAAGGCAAACTGCAATATTTGAACGCTTTATACAAGCAGATATTGAAGACGAAAAGGTTTATGAAGGTTCGGGTTTAGGATTGGCTATTACTAAGGCTTACGTGGAAATGTTGGGCGGAAAAATATGGGTGGAAAGTGAAGTTAATTCTGGCTCCAAATTTTCATTCTCTATTCCCTACAAAAAATAA
- a CDS encoding BatD family protein, translated as MNKFKPLVLSIFCLAFMACAQEEVKLKASALRDTIYTGESLSIRLSLEGIQSDIFNDKNQDKGILGGFFEGSEGNNNFSTLVYANPETLGENIIGPYQINMLGKVYISNSVSVQVVKPPVQQIKLEIPKEASLGEKIKVKITGKSNRSFKAQFKENEIFIINGQSSNTQVSNGKYSTQIEYTLTLKRKGIFEINRSFFKDLPKNIKLAPVKFEVK; from the coding sequence ATGAATAAATTCAAACCATTAGTACTAAGCATATTTTGCCTTGCTTTTATGGCTTGCGCACAAGAAGAAGTAAAGTTAAAAGCAAGTGCCTTACGTGATACCATTTATACAGGTGAAAGCCTTAGCATACGTTTATCATTAGAAGGTATTCAGAGTGATATTTTCAATGATAAGAACCAAGACAAAGGTATTTTGGGTGGTTTTTTTGAAGGTTCTGAAGGCAACAATAATTTTAGCACACTTGTTTATGCTAATCCTGAAACATTGGGTGAAAACATTATTGGTCCATACCAAATTAACATGCTAGGAAAGGTGTATATATCAAATAGCGTAAGTGTACAAGTTGTAAAGCCACCTGTACAACAAATTAAGCTTGAAATACCCAAGGAAGCTAGCCTAGGCGAAAAGATTAAAGTCAAAATAACAGGTAAATCAAATCGATCATTTAAAGCTCAATTTAAAGAAAACGAAATATTTATAATCAATGGTCAATCTAGTAATACACAAGTATCAAATGGAAAATATTCTACCCAAATTGAATATACCCTTACGCTAAAGAGAAAAGGGATATTTGAAATTAACAGAAGCTTTTTTAAAGATTTACCAAAGAATATTAAACTAGCCCCAGTAAAATTTGAGGTTAAATAA
- a CDS encoding metallophosphoesterase produces MKFQKGVVILQFQIKTKKTFCISGGIWTNKNQQLTKTYLSWAFSSLKQRPMFKRILKITGITLFVIIGSFAIWLRFFVSEHQKLKHITYLEHRQSISTDGAYILYEKDSLRLISVVEKSGDFEIQDERFSILEFGKEFTVNVYNYDDPTAISFKVDLKDSLSIPQSTYSKPDKIFTISDIEGNMYAFHKLLRANGIIDANSDWSFGNGHLVLVGDFVDRGLNVTQCLWLIYKLEQQASNYGGCVHFILGNHERNNLYGCNPHVRSKYTNLASKLNLDYSTDFYGPNSEIGRWLRTKNTIEKIGDILFVHGGISQDLLNLKLSIKEINQIVRNSIGTNTFTDSISKKIHSKTGPLWYRGFATYSNEQTPLEINNAKQYFDVSLLVIGHSTRKDIKQEYDNSLINVDVHFPHKDTDASRGKGLLIELDNRFKVDDMGNKEKI; encoded by the coding sequence ATGAAATTCCAAAAAGGAGTGGTGATTTTGCAATTTCAGATCAAAACGAAGAAAACATTTTGTATCTCTGGTGGAATTTGGACGAATAAGAACCAGCAACTAACAAAAACTTACTTATCATGGGCCTTTAGCTCATTAAAACAAAGACCAATGTTTAAACGAATTTTAAAAATTACAGGAATTACCTTGTTCGTAATTATTGGATCATTCGCAATATGGCTGCGTTTTTTTGTTAGCGAACATCAGAAATTAAAGCACATTACTTATTTGGAACACCGACAAAGCATTTCTACCGATGGTGCTTATATCCTTTACGAAAAGGACTCTTTAAGATTAATAAGCGTAGTAGAAAAATCGGGTGATTTCGAGATTCAAGATGAGCGATTCTCTATACTTGAATTTGGTAAGGAATTTACGGTAAATGTATACAACTACGACGATCCTACCGCCATATCATTTAAAGTTGATTTGAAGGATTCATTGTCTATTCCCCAATCCACATACTCAAAACCAGACAAAATATTCACAATATCCGATATAGAAGGTAACATGTATGCTTTCCATAAACTATTAAGAGCAAATGGAATAATAGATGCTAATTCCGATTGGAGTTTTGGCAATGGGCATTTAGTACTTGTAGGCGATTTTGTAGACAGAGGCCTTAATGTGACTCAATGCTTGTGGTTAATCTATAAACTAGAACAGCAAGCTTCTAATTATGGTGGTTGTGTGCATTTTATTTTAGGCAATCACGAACGAAATAATCTGTATGGATGTAATCCTCATGTAAGGTCTAAGTATACGAATTTAGCAAGCAAACTAAATTTAGATTATTCAACCGATTTTTATGGACCAAATAGTGAGATAGGAAGATGGCTTCGGACTAAAAACACAATTGAAAAAATAGGAGATATTCTATTTGTTCATGGAGGTATAAGCCAGGACTTACTCAATCTAAAATTATCGATAAAAGAAATAAATCAGATTGTAAGAAATAGTATTGGCACGAATACTTTCACAGATTCTATAAGTAAGAAAATCCATAGTAAAACAGGTCCTTTATGGTATCGAGGATTTGCAACCTATAGCAATGAACAGACACCTCTCGAAATCAATAATGCAAAGCAATATTTTGATGTTTCATTATTAGTTATTGGTCACTCTACCAGAAAGGATATCAAACAAGAGTATGACAACTCATTAATTAATGTTGATGTTCATTTTCCACATAAAGACACAGATGCTAGCAGAGGAAAAGGGTTATTAATTGAATTGGACAATAGGTTCAAGGTAGATGATATGGGAAACAAAGAAAAAATATAG
- a CDS encoding RDD family protein, producing MKLPKILFVNLFTKSYLKQADSFPMTIFNFRLRSMIADLWFCLAVAMPFILISMIALFTTQTFIKLELNYSILNLLVFPIIWMAILFIILNKDIACGMSAGKRTFGFKIVDSQTKQKASQLQCMLRNVTMMLWPLEVLMALINPKRRIGDFIAKTEVIETETREIDSLVNDLNSIDQLSSKVILISLLITLGLTSISFIGTI from the coding sequence ATGAAATTACCGAAAATCCTCTTTGTAAACTTATTTACAAAAAGTTATCTGAAACAAGCAGATAGCTTCCCAATGACCATCTTCAATTTTAGATTAAGATCGATGATTGCTGATTTATGGTTTTGTTTAGCTGTTGCTATGCCATTCATCCTGATTAGCATGATTGCACTATTTACTACACAAACATTCATCAAATTAGAATTAAATTATTCCATTCTGAATCTATTAGTATTCCCAATTATATGGATGGCAATTCTATTTATAATTCTAAACAAAGACATTGCATGTGGAATGAGTGCAGGAAAAAGAACTTTTGGCTTTAAAATAGTTGACAGTCAAACAAAACAGAAAGCATCGCAATTGCAATGCATGCTGCGAAACGTAACAATGATGCTTTGGCCTTTAGAGGTATTAATGGCTTTAATAAATCCGAAGCGTAGAATCGGAGATTTTATTGCTAAGACCGAAGTTATTGAGACAGAAACACGTGAGATTGACTCTCTGGTTAATGACCTTAATTCAATCGATCAGCTTTCTTCAAAAGTGATCCTGATTTCATTATTAATAACTCTTGGCTTGACTTCTATATCTTTTATTGGAACCATCTAA
- a CDS encoding ABC transporter ATP-binding protein: MINIDNLGKSYNAVKVLDIEQLEIPQGQSFGLVGNNGAGKTTLFRLILDLIEADRGQVLSKDIAVNKDSQWKKYTGSFLDEGFLIDFLKPEEYFKFIADINGVTKEELKVYYNDFSDFFGDEILNKNKYIRDFSKGNQKKIGIFGAIISQPEVLILDEPFANLDPSSQIRLKTILNELHKKNNLTMLISSHDLNHIAEVSQRIVVLEKGQVVKDLLASSNTLGELEGYFNPATSVEVES; the protein is encoded by the coding sequence ATGATTAATATAGATAATTTAGGCAAATCATATAACGCAGTTAAAGTTTTAGATATCGAGCAATTAGAGATTCCACAAGGCCAATCGTTTGGTTTGGTTGGAAACAATGGCGCTGGAAAAACCACTCTATTCAGACTTATTTTAGATTTGATTGAAGCAGACCGTGGCCAAGTATTGAGTAAGGACATTGCTGTAAACAAAGACAGTCAATGGAAAAAATACACTGGCTCGTTTTTAGACGAAGGCTTTTTAATTGACTTTTTAAAACCCGAAGAATACTTCAAGTTTATTGCTGATATAAACGGCGTTACCAAAGAAGAATTAAAAGTCTATTATAATGATTTTAGCGATTTCTTTGGCGATGAAATTCTGAACAAGAACAAATACATTCGCGATTTCTCGAAAGGCAATCAGAAGAAGATTGGCATCTTTGGCGCTATTATTAGCCAACCTGAAGTCTTAATCTTAGATGAGCCCTTTGCCAACTTAGATCCTTCCTCTCAGATACGACTTAAGACCATACTAAACGAATTACACAAAAAGAACAACCTAACGATGCTAATCTCTAGCCATGACTTAAACCACATTGCCGAAGTAAGCCAGCGCATTGTAGTTTTAGAAAAAGGCCAAGTAGTTAAAGACCTCTTAGCTTCTAGTAATACGCTAGGTGAATTGGAAGGGTATTTTAATCCTGCTACTTCTGTTGAGGTGGAGAGCTAA
- a CDS encoding DUF5687 family protein, with protein sequence MKNFTLLSHQWKAATRSAAASKSVGIKILMGFIFFILFLELLGGGFYLGSTLAENSQNPIADLTRYGLYFFLAILMSRYMLQKLPTFMVTPYLNLPIKKSKLVNFILTKPLFNSLNVLPLSFALAITFGLHKHLDAYTFWMIFSCVIIGDLFVNYLSIYIKRVQIKHEYVFYIFLASFASFLLLDQFNVVNFQAISSDLFMQVIQNPLWLLAGILLFAIAYYLNFLLLYKHFSLEDFGKGDSNQRSSLENLNYLDRFGKIGTFALLELKMCVRNKRTRTMLFMTPLFLLYGLFFYSNPTYLEMNGFLIFIGLFISGGFMMSFGLYFFAWESGHFDLMLTANNTYKDYIKAKYFLMLSTSTIIFLLSTFYVFFGIEILIINSVCFLFNIGVNSLLLLYFATNNNKHMDLSKGSAFNYQGVSGRHFVLMIPLLVLPILIYLPFSLMDQTNAGFALIGGLGILGLLFREKMLDLITQRFISKRHTMSEGFRNK encoded by the coding sequence ATGAAAAATTTCACATTACTGTCCCATCAATGGAAAGCTGCTACTCGATCGGCGGCGGCCTCCAAAAGTGTTGGGATTAAAATCCTAATGGGATTTATCTTTTTTATTTTGTTCCTAGAGTTGCTTGGAGGAGGCTTTTACCTCGGCTCTACACTTGCCGAAAATTCACAAAACCCAATTGCCGATTTAACGCGCTATGGATTGTATTTCTTTTTGGCCATTCTTATGAGCCGATACATGTTACAGAAGCTGCCAACCTTTATGGTAACACCCTATCTTAATTTACCCATTAAGAAAAGTAAGCTCGTTAACTTCATCCTTACCAAGCCTTTGTTTAACAGCCTTAATGTGCTCCCACTTAGTTTTGCATTAGCCATAACTTTTGGCTTGCACAAACACTTAGATGCTTATACCTTTTGGATGATATTTTCTTGTGTAATTATTGGCGATTTATTTGTTAATTATTTATCCATTTACATTAAACGAGTACAGATAAAGCACGAATATGTATTTTACATCTTCTTAGCTTCTTTCGCAAGTTTTCTTTTATTAGATCAGTTTAATGTCGTTAATTTTCAAGCCATTTCTTCGGATCTATTTATGCAAGTAATACAGAATCCTCTGTGGCTATTGGCAGGAATTTTACTATTTGCTATAGCATACTACCTCAATTTCCTATTGTTATACAAACACTTTTCTTTAGAAGACTTTGGTAAGGGCGATTCTAATCAAAGGAGCAGCCTCGAAAACCTTAACTATTTAGACCGTTTCGGAAAAATTGGAACCTTTGCCTTGCTCGAACTAAAAATGTGTGTTCGAAATAAGCGAACCAGAACCATGCTATTTATGACACCTCTATTCTTATTGTATGGCTTGTTCTTCTACTCCAACCCTACTTATCTTGAAATGAATGGTTTTCTAATTTTCATAGGACTATTTATATCAGGAGGCTTTATGATGAGTTTTGGCTTGTACTTCTTTGCTTGGGAATCGGGGCATTTCGATTTAATGCTAACCGCAAACAACACGTATAAGGATTACATAAAAGCCAAATACTTCCTGATGCTATCAACCAGCACCATTATTTTCCTTTTATCTACATTCTACGTCTTTTTTGGCATAGAGATTCTGATCATTAATAGTGTTTGCTTTTTGTTTAACATTGGCGTTAATAGCCTATTGTTACTCTACTTTGCAACGAACAACAACAAACACATGGATCTATCTAAAGGTTCGGCATTCAATTACCAAGGTGTAAGCGGAAGACATTTTGTTTTAATGATTCCTCTGTTGGTTCTTCCAATATTAATCTATCTACCATTTAGTTTAATGGATCAAACAAATGCTGGCTTTGCTCTTATCGGCGGCCTGGGTATTTTAGGTTTATTGTTCCGAGAAAAGATGCTGGATCTGATTACCCAACGTTTTATTAGTAAGCGACACACCATGTCGGAAGGTTTTAGAAATAAGTAA
- a CDS encoding outer membrane beta-barrel protein: MKYLFIVTFIIFSILESKAQSDFREGYIINNNNDTINLLIDYNGLVSSHKKCICKTNSYDKTQIYTPEDIKAYKFIDSKYYESKPIVTNKGREKFFLEYLIDGIVDIYYYRDINGGHYFVDDESGNLHELKNEEKEIIKGDIKYQKQKKEYIGVLAYTFRESPAILKKIGTVNLSHKSLINIANEYHNEICSDEECIIYQKKSPKIKSSFGFTIGLSGQSIIPTGEFSDELYFMKNSQFGFEISPSIGFYYKVNIPFVNENLYFQYEGTYSRISLKTTTSYIEPVYEMNYIDDIALTQNSFNNLGILKYEFPKGKFRPTFQIGGFINYFFKSDYSRNLEVIYSWGDTYFTEQIHDNPFSKFDYGINIGAGLKSIYLKDKELFLDFRYKRGFGLLQSIQTNTFSINIGTQIGK; encoded by the coding sequence ATGAAATATCTTTTTATAGTAACATTTATTATTTTCAGTATTCTTGAATCAAAAGCCCAATCTGACTTTAGAGAAGGTTATATAATCAACAATAATAATGATACAATCAATCTATTAATTGATTACAATGGACTTGTTAGCAGCCATAAGAAATGCATTTGCAAAACTAATTCTTATGATAAGACTCAAATTTACACTCCAGAAGACATAAAAGCCTATAAATTCATTGATAGCAAATATTATGAATCAAAACCTATTGTCACAAATAAAGGGAGGGAAAAATTTTTCCTAGAATATTTAATTGACGGAATTGTTGATATTTACTATTATCGCGACATTAATGGAGGTCATTATTTCGTAGATGATGAGAGTGGTAACCTGCATGAACTTAAAAATGAAGAAAAAGAAATAATAAAAGGCGATATTAAATACCAAAAACAGAAAAAGGAGTATATAGGTGTATTAGCATATACTTTTAGAGAAAGCCCTGCGATTTTAAAAAAAATTGGAACCGTAAATTTAAGCCATAAATCACTAATAAACATTGCAAATGAATATCACAACGAGATTTGCTCAGATGAAGAATGCATTATTTATCAAAAGAAATCCCCTAAAATAAAAAGTTCATTTGGATTTACAATTGGGTTAAGTGGGCAATCAATAATCCCAACAGGCGAATTCTCAGATGAACTTTATTTCATGAAGAATAGCCAATTTGGCTTTGAAATCTCCCCTTCCATTGGTTTTTATTACAAAGTAAATATACCCTTTGTAAATGAAAATTTATATTTTCAATATGAAGGCACATACTCTCGTATTAGCCTAAAAACTACCACTTCATATATTGAGCCAGTCTATGAAATGAACTATATAGATGATATTGCCTTAACTCAAAATTCATTTAACAATTTGGGTATTTTAAAGTACGAATTTCCAAAAGGTAAATTTAGACCAACATTTCAAATTGGGGGATTTATCAATTACTTCTTTAAGTCAGATTACTCTCGTAATCTTGAAGTAATTTACTCTTGGGGAGATACATATTTCACAGAACAGATACATGATAATCCTTTTTCAAAGTTTGATTATGGGATAAATATTGGGGCAGGCTTAAAAAGTATTTATCTTAAAGACAAAGAATTATTTTTAGATTTTAGATATAAAAGAGGATTTGGACTATTACAAAGCATACAAACAAATACATTTTCAATTAATATAGGGACTCAGATTGGAAAATAA
- a CDS encoding DUF6261 family protein — MTEKIYHYCTTNEVSTIVTNLLIAFDKEDWSSDAALTSLLNILRKENEVLTKGLKLVKGSVSSKDLQEMDEFADKSFVCVKQFLWANTYELDDKKAEDAREVWNVFDKHDLNMHRKSYEYQMAMSKALIENLAEPELKRKMGSLTGVENRFNKFVSASEALRLSFLEAQKNAAEVEKVVAPSVQKRMVRKIVNEQLLTYLDGVVIALPEKYAPILEICAEHIEGANTKARSRKTRNKNEFVELETE; from the coding sequence ATGACAGAAAAAATCTATCATTACTGTACTACCAACGAGGTGAGTACCATTGTAACCAACCTTCTGATTGCCTTCGACAAGGAGGATTGGAGTAGCGATGCGGCATTAACCAGTTTACTGAATATCCTGCGAAAGGAAAACGAGGTGTTGACCAAAGGTTTGAAACTGGTTAAGGGGAGTGTGAGCTCGAAAGATTTGCAAGAAATGGATGAGTTTGCCGATAAGAGTTTTGTGTGTGTAAAGCAATTTTTATGGGCCAATACCTACGAGTTGGATGATAAAAAAGCTGAAGATGCTCGTGAGGTATGGAATGTGTTCGACAAGCACGATTTAAACATGCACCGCAAGAGTTACGAATATCAAATGGCCATGTCGAAGGCCCTAATTGAGAATTTAGCTGAGCCAGAGCTGAAGCGTAAAATGGGAAGCTTAACGGGTGTTGAAAATCGCTTTAACAAATTTGTTAGTGCTAGTGAAGCGCTTCGACTTAGCTTTTTAGAGGCGCAAAAGAATGCGGCAGAGGTAGAGAAGGTTGTTGCGCCATCGGTTCAGAAACGCATGGTGCGTAAAATTGTAAACGAACAATTGCTAACGTATTTAGATGGGGTGGTTATTGCATTGCCCGAGAAATATGCTCCTATTTTGGAGATTTGCGCAGAACATATCGAGGGGGCAAATACCAAAGCTCGTTCTCGTAAAACGCGAAATAAAAATGAGTTTGTTGAGCTGGAAACGGAATAA
- a CDS encoding M23 family metallopeptidase — protein sequence MIKTGFLVFILLIFSDYGLEYSLPVNTSDRNSISLMELSKIGEFGLVRKERPKVPAHLHTGIDIKRPTNNYQSEPIFPIFEGVVISKRRDGPYAQLIIEHGNEQKFWTVYEHIAGISVNLYDDVNPKTPIARFMNKTELNRYGWQFDHFHFEILKAQPLKIKPDRSKPERLYASYTLVCYTKEDLEKYFYDPLDFLEQHLK from the coding sequence ATGATTAAAACAGGATTCTTAGTATTTATATTGCTCATTTTCTCTGATTATGGATTGGAATATAGTCTACCGGTTAATACCTCCGATCGAAATTCGATTAGCCTAATGGAACTGTCTAAAATTGGCGAATTTGGGTTAGTCAGGAAGGAAAGACCCAAAGTTCCTGCACATCTTCATACTGGAATAGATATTAAACGACCAACAAATAATTACCAATCGGAACCAATATTTCCAATCTTCGAAGGAGTTGTCATCAGCAAGCGTAGAGATGGACCCTATGCACAGCTGATTATTGAACATGGCAACGAGCAGAAATTCTGGACTGTTTATGAGCACATTGCAGGAATATCGGTGAACCTATACGACGATGTAAATCCAAAAACACCAATTGCCCGATTCATGAATAAAACTGAACTCAACAGGTACGGATGGCAATTCGATCATTTTCATTTTGAAATTTTAAAAGCACAACCCCTTAAAATAAAGCCAGATCGTTCGAAGCCTGAGCGATTATATGCGTCTTATACTTTAGTGTGCTACACAAAAGAGGACTTGGAAAAGTATTTTTACGATCCTCTTGATTTTTTGGAGCAACACCTCAAATAA
- a CDS encoding RDD family protein, with protein sequence MIENLRIRRIISMLLDHFIMCMIIVPPLITIAIIGEGKTESLVSPYGEYIFFSFIFIYLNKDFFQGKSIAKRILGYQIVDRKRCVSANEFQCFVRNLTICIAWPLEVIISLFSPQRRIGDFFANTMVIQTEKQKFKLIIKDIKSTRLKLNFIGIILIAIVYFYSLNLFFL encoded by the coding sequence GTGATTGAAAATTTAAGAATCCGTAGAATTATTAGTATGCTATTAGATCATTTTATAATGTGCATGATAATTGTACCTCCATTGATAACAATTGCAATAATTGGAGAAGGCAAGACAGAAAGTTTAGTAAGTCCATATGGGGAGTATATATTCTTTTCATTCATCTTTATTTATCTAAATAAGGATTTTTTCCAAGGAAAGAGCATAGCAAAAAGAATACTAGGATATCAAATAGTTGACCGAAAAAGATGTGTTTCCGCAAATGAGTTTCAATGCTTTGTTCGGAACCTGACTATTTGTATCGCTTGGCCTTTAGAAGTAATAATTAGTTTATTTAGCCCACAAAGAAGAATAGGAGATTTCTTTGCAAATACCATGGTTATTCAGACTGAAAAACAAAAATTTAAATTAATTATTAAAGATATAAAATCTACAAGGTTGAAGCTGAATTTTATTGGAATTATACTTATCGCAATAGTTTATTTTTATAGTCTTAACCTGTTTTTTTTATAA